A portion of the bacterium genome contains these proteins:
- a CDS encoding HIT family protein gives MERRLTLSLMDARPMQPGHVLVITKRHAPTLLDLRADEAQEVIEHTLEISKALARTLDADGINAFQNNGLSAGQSVPHYHMHVVPRHTDDGAKFGPARLRVAAPRAELSALATRIRAALPGQSSTS, from the coding sequence GTGGAGCGCAGGCTGACCCTCAGCTTGATGGATGCGAGACCCATGCAGCCGGGGCACGTGCTGGTCATTACCAAACGGCACGCGCCTACCCTATTGGACTTGCGAGCGGATGAAGCGCAGGAAGTGATCGAGCACACTCTCGAGATCTCGAAAGCCCTGGCTCGCACGCTCGATGCGGATGGAATCAACGCCTTCCAGAACAACGGACTCTCGGCCGGGCAGTCGGTTCCGCACTACCACATGCACGTCGTACCCCGGCACACCGATGATGGTGCGAAGTTCGGCCCGGCCAGGCTCCGCGTCGCCGCACCCCGGGCCGAACTGAGCGCGCTCGCCACGCGAATCCGCGCGGCACTACCCGGGCAGAGCTCCACCTCCTGA